The region TTTTGTTTTAGTCATTTTGATCTTCCTTTAATAGGCATGGGGCAAGCCTTGATAGCATAACCTGTATAGAGCCTCTTTAAAACGCCCTATTTGAAATAGGAACCTGTTGATTAATAGTGTACTGCTAGAATTTCTTATATTTATCGAAAATTAGAAAGATGAAAAAACTTATGGGATTAATAATTATTTTTCTGGCCATTATAGGTTGTGAATCTGAATCTGCTAGTAGAAACACTGCCAATGTCAATATAGCAGGTAATTACGTTCTCACATCTCTTATTGCAAACACTCCAGTGGACTTTAATCAGGACGGAGTGAGTCATACAGAGCTGCTCATCGAGGCGACTTGTTTCTCTAGTATGGATGTGGACTTCATGCTAAATGGAGCTTTTGTCGCTAGTGTTGCTGAGCCTGATTTTGACATTAATAATAACCTTTCTTGTCTTATAAGTTCCCAAAATGGAACATACTCGTTAGATGCAAACAGTGTTTTAACGATTGTTGCAAATGTAAATGGGGGTACGATTACGGAAAATAAGGCAGTAACTTTTACACCAACTACCTTTGAATTTGCAATTACTGGACAAGATCTTAATCAATATGTAGGTGGTCGTACTGGAACTCCTGCAGCAACTATTACTTCTCTAGACGCTATTTATACTAAAATTTAGTTTTTACATACAGCGTATATGCTATATAAAATTAAAAGGGCGCCATTTAACTGTAGTTGGAATAGCGCCTTTCTTTAACACCTATTAAGGGTGTTTATTATTGTTCAATCTTCACGCCTTTCCAAAACGCCACATATCCCTCTATTTCTTTAGCAGCATGTTTCGTTTCTGCATAATACCAGGCTGCATCTATATTTTTTGCACCATCTATTTCAAGGGAATAGTAACTAGCCGTGCCTTTCCATGGACAGCTCGATTTTGTACTACTGACTTTGAAGTATTCTTTCTTGATACTAGTGGCTGGGAAATAGTGGTTGTTCTCTATTACTTTGGTGGTATTGCTTTCGGCAATTATTTTATTATTCCACGTGGCTTTCATAAGATTTTATTTTATTCATTAAAATTCCATAAATAAGTTTTGGTTCTATAGAAATCTATGTTAAAAATTCCGTTCAACGATTTATGTTGCTTAATTGTTACAAAAATGTTAATACCTGTTGAAGATCCTATATATTTAAGATCTAATTTTAAATTTCATAAAATGAAAAAATTATTATTATCAGTTTTAGTTGCTTTTGCAGTGGTGTCTTGTAGCAATGATTCTAACGAAGAATCATTAGATGCCATTAATAATGATGGCCTTCAACTAGCAGCAGCTAGAAAATGTCACGCTAATGAAAACTACGAAAAAATGTTGCTCAATCCTGCATTTCAACAAAAAGTGTTAGAGATCGAGGAGCAAACACAGCGATTTACTAATGAGTTTCTATCGAAAAAGAAACCTGCTGGAGTTGGCGGTGGTAATGGCGGCGGCGGTGACGACACTACTCCTCCAGCTGATAATATTGGAGTAATTAATATACCTGTCTATGTACATGTTATATATAGTAATGCTAATGAAAATATAAGCGATGCTCAGATCAATTCTCAAATTAGCGTGCTTAATGCTGATTTTAGAAAGTCCAATAGCGATGCTGCTCAGGTTCCATCTGAATTTGCTGGTTTAGCATCAGATACTGAAATCCAATTCAACCTTGTAGGTGTTACTAGAAAATCTTCTACTCGTACGTCATGGGGAACAAATGATGCTATGAAAAGTGCTGCTAATGGTGGAGTGGATGTCGTAGATCCTGCAACCGCAATGAACATTTGGGTTTGTAATATAGGTGGTGGAATCTTAGGTTACGCGCAGTTTCCAGGAGGAAGCGCTAGTACTGATGGAATCGTTGTAGGTCCTCAATATTTTGGGGCTACGGGATATTTAAGTGCTCCATTTGATGAGGGTAGAACAGCAACCCATGAGGTAGGTCACTACCTTAATTTACGTCATATTTGGGGTGATGGAAGATGTAATCGAGACGATTTTGTTTCTGATACCCCTACCTCAGATAGAGCAAATTACGGTTGTCCTTCTTACCCTACTACCAACTGTAGGTCTACTGATATGACTATGAACTATATGGATTATGTAGATGATAGCTGTATGTACATGTTCAGCACTGGGCAAAAAGCGAGAATGAGGTCTTTGTTTGCATCAGGTGGAGTTAGAGCTTCCTTGAACAATTAGATTTTTAGAATCCTATTTTACAAAGCCATCCTATGTTTTAGGATGGCTTTTTTTATTCTTTTTTTTTAAATAAGTAATCTTTGAAGAGCTTCTTTTGATCTTCAAAAACCTGAGAGATTTGAAGCCCAGATTCCTTGGCGAGCCATTCTACTATCAAGTCGTCGTATTTTTGTGATATTTCAGTGTGGATGGTTTCCCATTTATTGAAACTTACTTTCAGGTCTAATTTTTTAATGTGTACCTCGCATTTTTCTGTTGCTAGCAGGTAGCTTTTTGCAGTTCCGCTTTCTGGATCATAAGCTTCCCAGTGCTCAAAGCTATTCACTTTAAAATCAGCATGCATTTCCCGATTTACTCTATGTAATAAATTGCGATTAAATTCTTGGGTCACACCTGTAGCATCTGCATAGGCAGTTTGAATGGTCAGTGGGTCTTTTTTCTGATCAAACCCCATAAATAATTGGTCTTCTGAAGACATGATCTCTTGGATTTGTTTCAAAAAATTGATGGCTTCTATATGGGATAGATTTCCAATATTGGAACCTAATACCATAATCACTTTGGGTCTTTGGTTGTATTTGGCCAGATTTTTTAAGACTTTAAAATAGGTACCTTGCTCTCCTTGAACGTCCATTTCAGGCCATACTCTTTCAATGGATGAAGACAGCTCCTCTATAGCATGTTGGCTTATATCTATGGGTATGTAGGTGAAGTTAGATTTATGACGATCAAGTTCTTCAAGAAGTACTTTAGTTTTCTTTCCATCGCCAGCGCCTAATTCTATAAGATCAAATCCTTTATCATTCTCAAAAAGAGCGCGCAAATCACTTTTATATCGCTGGATGATATTGAATTCTGCCGTAGTTAGGTAATATTCTGGCAAGGCCATGATTTGCTGGAACAGCTTATCACCACGATCGTCATAAATATATTTAGAGCTCAAAAATTTAGGAAAGTTGCTCAATCCCTCTTTTACATGTTGTTCAAATTCTTGTTGGAACGATTCTTTTTTTGTCATAATGATTGGGCAAGTCGCAAGCTGGTAAATTGCCATCTAAGTGGCGCGTGAAAAAAGTTTCTATAAGTAGGTCGCATATGATTTGCGGGTGTTGCGATAGAGCTGCCTCGCAGTACTTTTTGGTTGACCATAAATTTACCGTTGTACTCGCCTAGAGCACCCTCTGGTTTTTGATAGTTAGGATAGGGAAGGTAGGCACTTTCTGTCCATTCCCATCGGTTTCCATGGTTGAAGTTGGACTGAGCAACTTCCCATTCAAACTCGGTAGGCAAACGCATCCCTTTCCACTGTGCAAAAGCAAATGCTTCATAATATGAAA is a window of Nonlabens sp. MB-3u-79 DNA encoding:
- a CDS encoding lipocalin family protein, coding for MKKLMGLIIIFLAIIGCESESASRNTANVNIAGNYVLTSLIANTPVDFNQDGVSHTELLIEATCFSSMDVDFMLNGAFVASVAEPDFDINNNLSCLISSQNGTYSLDANSVLTIVANVNGGTITENKAVTFTPTTFEFAITGQDLNQYVGGRTGTPAATITSLDAIYTKI
- a CDS encoding DUF427 domain-containing protein, whose translation is MKATWNNKIIAESNTTKVIENNHYFPATSIKKEYFKVSSTKSSCPWKGTASYYSLEIDGAKNIDAAWYYAETKHAAKEIEGYVAFWKGVKIEQ
- a CDS encoding zinc metalloprotease encodes the protein MKKLLLSVLVAFAVVSCSNDSNEESLDAINNDGLQLAAARKCHANENYEKMLLNPAFQQKVLEIEEQTQRFTNEFLSKKKPAGVGGGNGGGGDDTTPPADNIGVINIPVYVHVIYSNANENISDAQINSQISVLNADFRKSNSDAAQVPSEFAGLASDTEIQFNLVGVTRKSSTRTSWGTNDAMKSAANGGVDVVDPATAMNIWVCNIGGGILGYAQFPGGSASTDGIVVGPQYFGATGYLSAPFDEGRTATHEVGHYLNLRHIWGDGRCNRDDFVSDTPTSDRANYGCPSYPTTNCRSTDMTMNYMDYVDDSCMYMFSTGQKARMRSLFASGGVRASLNN
- a CDS encoding L-histidine N(alpha)-methyltransferase, whose translation is MTKKESFQQEFEQHVKEGLSNFPKFLSSKYIYDDRGDKLFQQIMALPEYYLTTAEFNIIQRYKSDLRALFENDKGFDLIELGAGDGKKTKVLLEELDRHKSNFTYIPIDISQHAIEELSSSIERVWPEMDVQGEQGTYFKVLKNLAKYNQRPKVIMVLGSNIGNLSHIEAINFLKQIQEIMSSEDQLFMGFDQKKDPLTIQTAYADATGVTQEFNRNLLHRVNREMHADFKVNSFEHWEAYDPESGTAKSYLLATEKCEVHIKKLDLKVSFNKWETIHTEISQKYDDLIVEWLAKESGLQISQVFEDQKKLFKDYLFKKKE